The Desulfoplanes formicivorans genome window below encodes:
- the fliD gene encoding flagellar filament capping protein FliD, which yields MSDDYSSLIGSSYSSGSIHFTGLGSGTDFDSMITQLMEVESQSLSNMADDYKAWETKISAIQELNSLTLALNTTISDMNTPAKFMVKTSTSSDETSLVATPGINAESGSHAIEINQLAQNHIIMSKAGFSSASASLNASESDATFAYTYNGKSITLTVTPGMTLTSLANMINNDPENPGVKAAIINDGSENGYHFQLRGMDQGQDYQVAITSAPDSMGLDFDTTQEAQNAKIKVDGWPVDADSYIERNSNSIDDVITGLTLSLKQTTAPGETITVSTGTDTAAIKDKIVTFVDQVNQVLTKIRSLTEIDTSDNSASLLTGSYTLDSMASNIKNVLTSRGIGFDPDEDSISSLIGKHIAGSNALAVGLTTDTSEGSETFGLFLLDEASLDKALQEDPEAVMEIFSADLTPTVNTSAISYHSSISGTTQSGIYDISYTVNASGEITSATIDGTLYDYANGASGKSGNTLTSLSGPSKGLAITINDLTQGTHQGTIRLKEGKTSQLSTLLGQLTNSSSGSLSILKDSYQETIENLEDRMADEQDRLQNYEQELREKFARLESTLGYYSNIQEMLTTQIKQLSSSD from the coding sequence ATGTCTGATGATTATTCGAGTCTGATCGGTTCATCCTACTCCTCGGGATCCATTCACTTTACCGGCCTTGGTTCAGGCACGGACTTCGACTCCATGATCACACAGCTCATGGAAGTGGAAAGCCAATCCCTGAGCAACATGGCCGACGATTATAAGGCATGGGAAACCAAGATCAGTGCCATTCAGGAGCTCAATTCCCTGACCCTGGCCCTGAATACGACCATTTCAGACATGAATACGCCTGCGAAGTTCATGGTCAAAACATCGACATCGTCCGATGAAACATCCCTTGTGGCAACACCTGGAATCAATGCAGAATCGGGTTCTCACGCCATTGAAATCAATCAGCTGGCCCAGAATCACATCATCATGAGCAAAGCAGGATTTTCTTCTGCCAGTGCCAGCCTCAATGCCAGCGAATCGGACGCAACCTTTGCCTACACCTACAACGGGAAATCCATCACCCTTACAGTCACCCCGGGCATGACCCTGACCTCCCTGGCCAACATGATCAACAACGATCCCGAAAATCCGGGGGTCAAGGCTGCCATCATCAATGACGGATCGGAAAACGGATATCATTTTCAACTCAGAGGCATGGATCAGGGCCAGGATTACCAGGTGGCCATCACCTCTGCTCCGGATTCCATGGGCTTGGATTTTGACACTACCCAGGAGGCTCAAAACGCCAAAATCAAGGTGGATGGCTGGCCTGTTGATGCTGATTCCTATATCGAACGAAATTCCAATAGCATTGACGACGTGATCACCGGCCTGACCCTTAGCTTGAAACAGACCACGGCCCCCGGTGAAACCATAACCGTTTCCACGGGTACAGACACGGCGGCCATCAAGGACAAAATCGTGACCTTTGTGGATCAGGTCAACCAGGTCCTGACCAAAATCCGCTCCCTGACCGAAATCGATACCAGCGACAATTCTGCCTCCCTGCTGACGGGCAGCTATACCCTGGATTCCATGGCAAGCAATATCAAAAACGTGCTGACCTCACGGGGAATCGGGTTTGATCCCGATGAAGACAGCATCAGCAGCCTCATTGGCAAACACATTGCTGGCAGCAATGCCCTGGCCGTGGGGCTGACAACGGACACATCCGAAGGCTCTGAAACTTTTGGTCTCTTTCTTCTAGATGAGGCTTCTTTGGACAAGGCTCTTCAAGAGGATCCCGAAGCCGTCATGGAAATCTTCAGTGCGGATCTGACCCCCACTGTTAATACCTCGGCCATAAGCTACCATTCTTCTATTTCCGGAACCACTCAGTCGGGGATCTACGACATCTCTTACACGGTCAACGCCAGTGGGGAAATCACTTCGGCAACCATTGACGGGACCCTGTACGATTATGCAAACGGTGCATCCGGAAAATCCGGCAATACACTGACTTCCCTGAGCGGCCCTTCCAAGGGGTTGGCCATTACCATCAACGACCTGACCCAAGGAACCCACCAAGGCACCATCAGGCTCAAGGAAGGCAAAACCTCTCAGCTGTCCACGCTGCTCGGTCAGCTTACCAACTCATCGTCCGGTTCCCTGTCCATTCTCAAGGACAGTTATCAGGAGACCATTGAAAACCTTGAAGACAGAATGGCCGACGAACAGGATCGTCTTCAGAACTACGAGCAGGAACTACGGGAAAAATTTGCCCGCCTTGAATCAACTCTTGGCTATTACAGCAACATTCAGGAAATGCTCACGACCCAAATCAAGCAGTTGAGCTCGTCCGATTAA
- the fliS gene encoding flagellar export chaperone FliS gives MRYNAAQAYLKTQVTTTSQEELVIMLYDAAIKFLNRAKIKIKERDMAQKGILISKALDIIAELDGSLNVKQGGELAKNLHTMYFYCNTRLLKANIELNTEIIDEVIHILSQFRSAFAEILPGAKHSTSAPASQASLY, from the coding sequence ATGCGGTACAATGCGGCCCAAGCCTATCTCAAAACCCAGGTCACCACTACCTCCCAGGAAGAGCTGGTCATCATGCTCTATGACGCGGCCATCAAGTTTCTTAACCGGGCCAAAATCAAGATCAAGGAAAGGGACATGGCCCAAAAAGGCATTCTGATCTCCAAGGCACTTGATATCATTGCTGAACTTGACGGATCACTCAACGTCAAGCAGGGCGGAGAACTGGCCAAAAACCTTCACACCATGTATTTTTACTGCAACACACGCCTGCTCAAGGCCAATATCGAACTCAATACCGAGATCATCGACGAGGTCATCCACATTCTCTCCCAATTCCGCTCGGCATTTGCCGAGATCCTTCCCGGGGCCAAACACTCCACATCCGCCCCTGCCAGCCAGGCATCATTGTACTGA
- a CDS encoding YIP1 family protein translates to MAQTPESTSSEDSRTLGESGTKPSEDKAVTTSLVPWEHLDQFGFFPGLMETIKQVMLHPIRFFGNSTFGPGIGKALVFYLLIAEIQALAQFFWQMTGVVPMMGDSAGGAALGLGMMGMGSAFILIMYPLILTVMLFAMVGINHLCLVVFKAADQGFVGTFKAVTYGSAPMVLAIFPLMGPLAGALWTMVTTFFGYKHIHQTTTTKVVLAMLLPVLFTGFLVMLFFLLGTMSPEVVQPS, encoded by the coding sequence ATGGCACAGACTCCCGAATCCACTTCTTCCGAAGATTCCCGGACCCTGGGAGAATCCGGCACCAAACCGTCCGAAGACAAAGCCGTGACCACGTCCCTCGTGCCCTGGGAACACCTGGACCAGTTCGGCTTTTTCCCCGGGCTTATGGAAACCATCAAGCAGGTCATGCTCCATCCCATCCGGTTTTTTGGCAACTCGACATTTGGTCCGGGAATCGGCAAGGCCCTGGTCTTCTACCTTCTCATCGCCGAAATTCAGGCCCTGGCACAATTTTTCTGGCAGATGACAGGCGTGGTCCCCATGATGGGTGACAGCGCAGGTGGTGCCGCACTGGGACTGGGCATGATGGGCATGGGATCAGCTTTCATCCTGATCATGTACCCGCTGATTCTGACCGTCATGCTCTTTGCCATGGTGGGCATAAACCACCTGTGCCTGGTCGTCTTCAAGGCCGCTGACCAAGGATTTGTCGGGACCTTCAAGGCAGTCACCTATGGAAGCGCTCCCATGGTACTGGCCATATTCCCCCTCATGGGCCCCCTGGCCGGCGCCCTCTGGACCATGGTCACCACGTTTTTCGGCTACAAGCACATCCACCAGACAACAACCACCAAGGTGGTGCTGGCCATGCTTCTTCCCGTGCTCTTTACGGGCTTTCTCGTTATGCTCTTTTTTCTCCTGGGAACCATGTCACCCGAAGTTGTGCAGCCATCCTAG
- the ahbC gene encoding 12,18-didecarboxysiroheme deacetylase: MIGISKLYCENIEPSDALRYGRDSKQLPSNLLQFSKDKKPVVVWNMTQRCNLKCEHCYAQAIDPNGADPINTDQAKTMIDDLAQFGSPVILFSGGEPTIRKDLPELASYAVSKGMRAVISTNGTLITKRMARELKEVGLSYVGISLDGGEEIHDKFRGVPGAYKKALQGVANCQAEGLKVGLRFTIFGKNAQEVPKIFQVLKEMEVPRLCLYHLVYSGRGSSMIKEDQNHEQTRATVNQIMDLTRELFEAGHPKEILTVDNHADGPLVYLRLLKENPKRAQEVLELLQFNEGNNSGRGIGCISWDGRVHADQFWRNHTFGNVLERPFSEIWTDPNIELLHKLKDKKQYVTGRCSQCKYLPICGGNFRARAEAYYGDVWAPDPACYLTDEEIGL, from the coding sequence ATGATCGGTATTTCAAAACTCTATTGTGAAAACATTGAACCCTCCGATGCCCTGCGTTACGGACGGGATTCCAAGCAGCTTCCCTCGAATCTGCTCCAATTCTCCAAGGACAAGAAGCCCGTGGTGGTCTGGAACATGACCCAGCGGTGCAATCTCAAATGCGAGCATTGCTATGCCCAGGCCATTGATCCCAACGGGGCCGACCCCATCAACACGGACCAGGCCAAAACCATGATTGATGATCTGGCCCAGTTTGGTTCACCGGTCATTCTCTTTTCCGGCGGGGAACCCACCATTCGCAAGGACCTTCCCGAACTGGCCAGTTATGCCGTTTCCAAGGGCATGCGGGCCGTCATCTCCACCAACGGCACCTTGATTACCAAACGGATGGCACGTGAACTCAAGGAAGTGGGCCTGTCCTATGTGGGCATTTCCCTGGATGGTGGGGAAGAAATCCACGACAAGTTTCGCGGAGTTCCCGGCGCATACAAAAAAGCCCTGCAAGGCGTTGCCAACTGCCAGGCCGAAGGGCTCAAGGTGGGGCTGCGGTTCACCATTTTCGGCAAGAACGCCCAGGAGGTTCCCAAGATCTTCCAGGTACTCAAGGAAATGGAAGTCCCCCGTTTGTGCCTGTACCATCTGGTCTATTCCGGACGCGGATCGTCCATGATCAAGGAAGATCAGAACCACGAGCAGACCAGAGCAACAGTCAACCAGATCATGGATCTGACCCGGGAGCTCTTTGAGGCCGGTCATCCTAAGGAAATCCTCACTGTTGACAACCATGCCGACGGCCCCCTTGTGTATCTGCGCCTGCTCAAGGAAAATCCCAAGCGGGCCCAGGAAGTTCTTGAACTTTTGCAATTTAACGAAGGCAATAATTCCGGACGCGGTATCGGCTGCATTTCCTGGGACGGTCGAGTCCATGCCGACCAGTTCTGGCGCAATCACACCTTTGGCAACGTGCTGGAACGTCCGTTTTCCGAAATCTGGACTGATCCGAATATTGAACTACTGCACAAGCTTAAAGACAAGAAACAATACGTTACCGGCAGATGCAGCCAGTGCAAGTACCTGCCCATCTGCGGCGGCAATTTCAGAGCCCGGGCCGAAGCCTATTATGGTGATGTCTGGGCTCCTGACCCGGCCTGTTACCTCACGGATGAAGAAATCGGTCTGTAA
- the hemB gene encoding porphobilinogen synthase, translating into MTPSFYRGRRLRRTPALRDLIRETEIRPQDLIQPYFVVETSDSSFAQPIASMPGQYQFSLDRLEEQVARSVDAGLRAVILFGIPAHKDPMGTQAYADTGIVQEAVRRLKTRFPDLVVITDVCMCEFTSHGHCGILEDNYVQNDVTLNYLAKTALSHARAGADMVAPSDMMDGRIQAIRMILDENGFKELPIMSYAVKSASSFYGPFRDAAESAPAFGDRKSYQMDPANLRQAMCEAEADLEEGADIIMVKPALPYLDVLRRIRDGFNVPTAAYQVSGEYSMVKAGAQLGWIDEQKIVMESLTSIKRAGADLILTYFAEDVLTWLA; encoded by the coding sequence ATGACTCCCTCGTTTTATCGGGGACGGCGTCTGCGCCGGACCCCGGCGTTGCGGGACCTGATCCGGGAGACGGAAATCCGTCCCCAGGATCTTATCCAGCCCTATTTTGTTGTTGAAACCAGCGACTCCTCTTTTGCCCAACCCATTGCCTCCATGCCCGGACAGTACCAGTTTTCCCTGGACCGGCTGGAAGAACAGGTTGCCCGTTCGGTTGATGCCGGACTTCGGGCCGTTATTCTTTTTGGTATTCCCGCCCACAAGGACCCCATGGGGACCCAGGCGTACGCCGACACGGGTATTGTCCAGGAGGCAGTGCGCAGGCTCAAGACACGTTTTCCCGACCTGGTGGTCATTACCGATGTGTGTATGTGCGAGTTCACCTCCCACGGCCATTGCGGCATTCTGGAAGACAACTACGTCCAAAACGATGTCACCCTGAACTACCTGGCAAAGACCGCCCTTTCCCATGCCCGGGCAGGGGCCGACATGGTCGCGCCTTCGGACATGATGGATGGTCGCATCCAGGCCATTCGCATGATCCTTGATGAAAACGGTTTCAAGGAACTGCCCATCATGTCCTATGCGGTCAAATCCGCCTCCTCGTTCTACGGTCCGTTTCGCGATGCTGCGGAATCAGCCCCGGCATTTGGAGACCGCAAATCATACCAAATGGACCCGGCCAATCTGCGCCAGGCCATGTGCGAAGCCGAGGCGGATCTCGAGGAAGGGGCCGACATCATCATGGTCAAACCCGCCCTGCCCTATCTGGATGTCTTGCGCCGCATACGGGACGGATTCAACGTGCCCACGGCCGCCTATCAGGTCAGCGGCGAATACAGCATGGTCAAGGCCGGAGCTCAGCTGGGCTGGATTGACGAACAAAAAATCGTCATGGAGTCCCTGACCTCCATCAAACGGGCCGGGGCCGACCTGATTCTGACCTATTTTGCCGAAGATGTCCTGACCTGGCTTGCGTAA
- the ahbD gene encoding heme b synthase, which produces MHPTHPASHPHNASPHGQTPPLRLIAWEITRSCNLACQHCRAEAHEEPYPGELSTAEAKALIDTFPETGNPVIIFTGGEPLMRKDIFELVPYARAKGLRCVMGTNGTRIDADMAARIKESGIQRCSISIDGPDAPSHDDFRGVPGAFEASLAGIEELKKAGVEFQINTTVTKHNMPFFKKVFHLAEDIGAAAWHIFLLVPTGRGDAIRNEIINAQEYEEVLNWFYDFRKTTSMHLKATCAPHYYRIMRQRAREEGIKVNMDNFGLDAMTRGCLGGTGFCFISHTGQVQPCGFLELDCGQIKTTRFPDIWTSSPQFLALRDQSSYEGKCGVCEYHKVCGGCRARAHTMKGHYLKEEPLCTYIPRAVDNQAPTDKQEEKG; this is translated from the coding sequence ATGCATCCAACACATCCCGCATCGCATCCGCATAACGCTTCGCCTCATGGCCAAACACCCCCATTGCGCCTTATCGCCTGGGAGATCACCCGCTCCTGCAACCTGGCCTGCCAGCACTGCCGGGCAGAAGCCCATGAAGAGCCCTATCCCGGCGAACTGAGCACGGCCGAGGCCAAGGCCCTTATCGACACCTTTCCTGAAACCGGCAATCCGGTGATCATTTTCACCGGCGGCGAACCCCTCATGCGCAAGGATATTTTTGAACTGGTTCCCTATGCCCGCGCCAAGGGACTGCGCTGCGTCATGGGCACCAACGGCACCCGCATTGATGCCGATATGGCCGCCCGCATCAAGGAGTCCGGTATCCAGCGATGCAGCATTTCCATTGACGGACCGGATGCGCCTTCACACGATGACTTTCGCGGGGTACCGGGAGCTTTTGAGGCCTCCCTGGCCGGGATCGAGGAGCTCAAGAAGGCCGGTGTGGAGTTCCAGATCAACACCACGGTGACCAAACACAACATGCCTTTTTTCAAAAAAGTTTTTCACCTGGCCGAGGATATCGGGGCCGCTGCCTGGCACATCTTTTTGCTCGTGCCCACGGGACGGGGTGACGCCATCAGGAATGAAATCATCAATGCCCAGGAGTATGAAGAAGTGCTCAACTGGTTTTATGATTTCCGCAAAACCACCTCCATGCACCTCAAGGCCACGTGCGCACCCCATTATTACCGCATCATGCGCCAGCGGGCCCGGGAAGAAGGGATCAAAGTCAACATGGACAACTTCGGCCTTGACGCCATGACCCGCGGGTGTCTGGGCGGTACCGGGTTCTGCTTCATCTCCCATACCGGTCAGGTCCAGCCGTGCGGATTTCTGGAGCTTGATTGCGGTCAAATCAAAACAACCCGTTTTCCGGACATCTGGACCTCTTCCCCCCAGTTTCTCGCCTTGCGGGATCAATCCAGCTATGAAGGCAAATGCGGAGTATGCGAATACCACAAGGTGTGCGGAGGATGCCGTGCCCGGGCCCACACCATGAAGGGACATTATCTCAAGGAAGAACCCTTGTGCACGTATATTCCCCGCGCTGTAGACAACCAGGCGCCAACGGACAAGCAAGAGGAGAAGGGATGA
- the ahbA gene encoding siroheme decarboxylase subunit alpha, producing MDSLDKAILGIIQSDFPITKRPYADIGARVGLDEHEVLDRVKALVERNVIRRIGANFNSNRLGWHSTLCAAKVPEASMDEFVAEVNAHPGVTHNYLRNHDLNIWFTMIGPSQEDVARSLTAITEKTGIPILNLPAEKLFKIKVDFAMNDEKPS from the coding sequence ATGGACAGCCTTGACAAGGCCATTCTCGGCATCATCCAGTCGGATTTTCCCATCACCAAGCGTCCCTACGCAGACATCGGTGCCCGGGTCGGCCTTGATGAACACGAGGTGCTTGACCGCGTCAAAGCCCTTGTGGAACGCAACGTCATCCGCCGTATAGGTGCCAATTTCAATTCCAACCGTCTGGGCTGGCATTCCACCCTGTGCGCGGCCAAGGTGCCTGAGGCATCCATGGACGAGTTCGTGGCCGAGGTGAACGCCCACCCGGGTGTGACCCACAATTACCTGCGCAATCACGATCTGAACATCTGGTTCACCATGATCGGGCCTTCCCAAGAAGATGTGGCCCGCAGCCTGACCGCCATTACCGAGAAAACAGGCATTCCCATCCTCAATCTTCCGGCTGAAAAGCTGTTCAAGATCAAGGTTGATTTTGCCATGAACGACGAGAAACCATCATGA
- the rpe gene encoding ribulose-phosphate 3-epimerase, whose product MSHSTPILSPSLLSSDFGNLQHELAALEQADLRWVHWDVMDGRFVPNITFGPPVIKKLRASSRLFFDVHLMIQQPERYINQFVDAGADLICVHAESTVHLERTVSEISRQGCQCGVALNPATPLETVSYLLPQLDMVLVMSVNPGFGGQSFIPFSRNKISALSAMIKNQGAKTLIQVDGGVSLENAGELVSLGADILVSGSAFFQFPPYAKRYRDYMQAMNGTRS is encoded by the coding sequence ATGAGCCACTCGACCCCGATCCTTTCCCCCTCCCTTTTGTCCTCGGATTTCGGCAATCTGCAACACGAACTGGCAGCCCTTGAGCAGGCCGATCTCAGGTGGGTTCACTGGGACGTCATGGATGGCCGTTTCGTGCCCAATATCACCTTTGGTCCACCGGTGATCAAAAAACTGCGGGCCAGCTCCCGCCTTTTTTTCGATGTCCACCTGATGATCCAACAGCCCGAACGGTATATCAACCAGTTTGTGGATGCCGGAGCCGATCTCATCTGCGTCCATGCCGAATCCACGGTCCATCTGGAACGAACCGTAAGTGAAATCAGCCGTCAGGGCTGTCAGTGCGGGGTGGCACTCAATCCTGCCACGCCCCTGGAAACGGTTTCCTATCTTCTGCCCCAGCTGGACATGGTCCTTGTCATGTCCGTGAACCCGGGGTTTGGGGGCCAGTCGTTCATTCCCTTTTCCCGCAACAAAATCAGCGCACTTTCGGCCATGATCAAGAACCAGGGAGCCAAAACTCTTATCCAGGTGGACGGCGGGGTAAGTCTTGAAAACGCCGGCGAGCTGGTGAGTCTTGGTGCCGACATTCTGGTTTCCGGATCGGCCTTTTTCCAATTCCCTCCGTATGCCAAGCGGTACAGGGATTATATGCAGGCCATGAACGGTACCCGTTCCTGA
- the aspA gene encoding aspartate ammonia-lyase: MPRNEHDCIGTIEVPDDVLYGVQTYRALQNFRISRIPISHYPMLIRSLAFIKKAAALTNHDLGLLDELPLKGIVAACDEILAGKHLEQFVVDAIQGGAGTSTNMNANEVIANRGLEILGKCKGDYDTIHPNTHVNMSQSTNDVYPTAIRIALIFKIRDLMKAMKYLKAAFAAKGEEFADIIKMGRTQLQDAVPMTLGQEFSSYSVMIGEDIQRLREAQSLVREINLGGTAIGTGLNAHPDYAHKAVDYLIQMTGLPLVMAPNLVEATQDTGAYVQLSGVLKRVAVKLSKICNDLRLLSSGPRCGLNEINLPGMAPGSSIMPGKVNPIIPEVVNQIAFQVIGSDVTVSMACEAGQLELNVMEPVVAFNLFNSLDMLRRGCMTLADKCVRGITANPDVCRSMVEKSIGVVTALNPYIGYEKATQIAHEAMSSNKTVYDIVLEKGYLTKQQLDDILSPANMIAPRHIPNNAR, encoded by the coding sequence ATGCCACGCAATGAACATGACTGCATCGGAACCATCGAAGTTCCAGACGATGTGCTCTATGGTGTCCAGACCTACAGGGCCCTGCAGAACTTTCGCATTTCCCGTATCCCCATCTCCCACTATCCCATGCTCATTCGTTCCCTTGCCTTTATCAAGAAGGCCGCGGCCCTGACCAATCACGACCTTGGTCTGCTGGATGAGCTGCCCTTGAAGGGCATTGTTGCGGCCTGTGATGAAATCCTCGCGGGCAAGCATTTGGAACAATTCGTGGTCGATGCCATCCAGGGAGGCGCGGGCACGTCCACGAACATGAACGCCAACGAGGTTATTGCCAACAGGGGCCTTGAGATTCTCGGCAAATGCAAGGGGGATTATGACACGATTCACCCCAATACCCACGTGAACATGTCCCAGTCCACCAATGACGTGTATCCCACAGCCATCCGCATTGCCCTGATCTTCAAGATCAGGGACCTCATGAAAGCCATGAAATACCTCAAGGCGGCCTTTGCCGCCAAGGGAGAGGAATTTGCAGACATCATCAAGATGGGACGAACCCAGCTCCAGGATGCTGTTCCCATGACCCTGGGCCAGGAATTCTCCTCGTACAGCGTCATGATAGGAGAAGACATCCAGCGGTTACGCGAGGCCCAATCCCTGGTCCGGGAGATCAATCTGGGTGGCACGGCCATTGGTACGGGACTCAACGCCCATCCGGATTACGCGCACAAGGCTGTGGACTATCTCATCCAGATGACGGGCCTGCCCCTGGTCATGGCCCCCAACCTGGTGGAAGCCACCCAGGATACCGGTGCGTACGTACAGCTTTCAGGAGTTCTGAAACGGGTTGCCGTGAAGCTCTCCAAAATCTGCAATGACCTGAGACTGCTCTCCTCGGGACCGCGTTGCGGTCTCAACGAAATCAATCTTCCGGGCATGGCTCCGGGGTCGTCCATCATGCCCGGCAAGGTCAACCCCATCATTCCCGAGGTGGTCAATCAGATCGCCTTTCAGGTCATTGGCAGCGATGTCACCGTGAGCATGGCCTGCGAGGCCGGGCAGCTGGAGCTCAATGTCATGGAGCCGGTCGTGGCCTTCAACCTTTTCAACTCCCTGGACATGCTCCGTCGAGGATGCATGACCCTTGCCGACAAATGCGTGCGCGGCATCACCGCCAACCCCGATGTCTGCCGTTCCATGGTGGAAAAGAGCATCGGAGTGGTCACGGCCCTCAACCCGTACATCGGATATGAAAAAGCCACGCAAATTGCCCACGAAGCCATGTCCTCTAACAAGACCGTGTACGATATTGTCCTGGAAAAAGGGTATCTCACTAAGCAGCAGCTTGATGACATTCTTTCCCCGGCCAACATGATCGCCCCTCGGCATATCCCCAACAACGCCAGGTGA
- a CDS encoding ATP-binding cassette domain-containing protein, with protein MSLVSLKGVSLSFTGQPLLDAIDLVVHSGDRIGLLGRNGVGKSTLMQLIHGELTPQDGDVFCQKGITMAYLPQDVPVHITGSVFDVVARGLKETGQALAEYTALTATMKAGEPSHDQLQRLAMLQEIIDRGDGWTLDHTIRQTLSKLKLSADADFTTLSGGRKRQALLALALVSQPDLLLLDEPTNHLDLESIAWLEEFLASYPHALLFITHDRSLLARVANRIVELDRGHLYDWSCDYPTFLRRKEEILHGESRQWERLDKKLAQEEQWIRQGIKARRTRNEGRVRALERLRREKAERRARLGTVTMIAQEAERSGKLVAQVDNLTFGYDDTPLIADFSAIITRGDKIGILGPNGSGKTTLLHLLFGSLQPRSGTVRLGTRLEILYSDQLRQGIDDSKTVRDNVAQGNDVVTINGRTKHVIGYLKDFLFTPDRANTKASLLSGGERNRLLLAKLFTKPSNVLVMDEPTNDLDMETLELLESLLVNYPGTLLLVSHDRTFLNNVVTSLIVFEGQGRVQEYVGGYDDWLSQTAAARTVNPPAREPKAKQPLPKPPRTSNRPPRLTFNEKRELAALPSKIETLEEEKQAILARLEDPASMDPADPSSYVRLGERLASLDASLESLYERWVALSSIEGD; from the coding sequence ATGTCTCTTGTCAGTCTTAAGGGTGTTTCCCTCTCCTTTACAGGTCAGCCCCTTCTGGACGCCATAGATCTTGTGGTCCATTCGGGTGATCGCATCGGACTTCTTGGCCGAAACGGAGTGGGCAAATCAACCTTGATGCAGCTCATCCATGGTGAGCTGACTCCCCAAGATGGTGACGTCTTCTGCCAGAAGGGCATCACCATGGCCTACCTCCCCCAGGATGTCCCCGTGCATATCACAGGCAGCGTCTTTGACGTGGTTGCGCGTGGTCTCAAGGAAACCGGCCAGGCCCTGGCCGAATACACGGCCCTCACCGCGACCATGAAGGCAGGTGAACCTTCTCACGACCAGTTGCAGCGTTTGGCAATGCTTCAGGAAATCATTGACAGGGGAGACGGCTGGACCCTGGATCACACCATCAGACAGACCCTGTCCAAGCTTAAGCTCTCGGCCGACGCTGATTTCACGACCCTTTCGGGGGGGCGCAAACGACAAGCGCTTTTGGCCCTTGCCCTGGTCAGTCAGCCGGATCTCCTGCTTCTGGACGAACCCACCAACCACCTTGACCTTGAAAGCATTGCCTGGCTGGAAGAATTTCTGGCCTCCTATCCCCATGCCCTCCTGTTCATCACCCACGACCGCTCCCTGCTTGCCCGCGTGGCCAACCGCATTGTGGAACTCGACCGGGGCCATCTGTACGACTGGTCCTGTGACTACCCCACTTTTTTGCGCCGCAAGGAAGAGATTTTACACGGAGAATCACGCCAATGGGAACGTTTGGACAAAAAACTTGCCCAAGAGGAACAATGGATACGTCAGGGGATCAAGGCCCGTAGGACACGCAATGAAGGTCGCGTTCGGGCCCTTGAAAGACTGCGCCGAGAAAAGGCTGAGCGTCGCGCCCGCCTTGGCACGGTCACCATGATCGCCCAGGAAGCCGAACGATCCGGCAAGCTCGTGGCCCAGGTGGACAATCTGACCTTTGGGTATGACGACACGCCTCTGATCGCGGATTTTTCGGCCATTATTACCCGCGGGGACAAGATTGGCATTCTCGGTCCCAATGGATCAGGCAAGACCACCCTTTTGCATCTGCTTTTCGGCTCCCTGCAGCCCCGTTCGGGAACTGTTCGTCTGGGCACACGCCTTGAGATCCTTTATTCCGATCAGCTGCGCCAGGGTATTGATGATTCCAAGACCGTGCGGGACAATGTGGCCCAGGGCAATGACGTGGTGACCATCAATGGTCGCACCAAGCATGTCATTGGCTACCTCAAGGACTTTTTGTTCACGCCGGACCGCGCCAACACCAAAGCCTCCCTGCTTTCGGGCGGCGAACGCAACAGACTGCTTCTGGCCAAATTGTTCACCAAACCGTCCAATGTGCTGGTCATGGACGAACCCACCAACGACCTGGACATGGAGACCCTGGAACTGCTTGAATCCCTGCTGGTCAACTATCCGGGAACACTGCTTCTTGTCAGCCATGACCGAACCTTTCTGAACAACGTGGTCACCTCCCTCATTGTTTTCGAGGGTCAGGGCCGTGTGCAGGAATATGTGGGCGGGTATGACGACTGGTTGAGCCAGACGGCAGCGGCCCGGACGGTCAACCCACCGGCCCGGGAACCCAAGGCCAAACAGCCCCTGCCCAAACCACCACGTACATCAAACAGACCGCCCAGACTCACGTTCAATGAAAAAAGGGAACTGGCCGCACTTCCCTCCAAGATCGAGACCCTGGAGGAGGAAAAACAGGCCATACTGGCGCGTCTTGAAGATCCGGCCTCCATGGACCCTGCAGATCCCTCCTCGTATGTCCGCCTTGGTGAACGCCTGGCATCCCTTGATGCCTCTCTTGAATCTTTGTATGAACGCTGGGTTGCCTTGTCATCCATTGAAGGTGACTGA